A single genomic interval of Aureliella helgolandensis harbors:
- a CDS encoding IS91 family transposase, which produces MGITIQGLFQEHFAALKATRPLSRDMWRAGVRLRDCRTSKLGIHVTRCPDGHVSSIAYNSCRHRCCKVCSGLERERWMLRWDTRLLPCPHHHVVFTIPHELLDLWRYNKKTLASILFAAASQTLRELLADPKYCGARVGLLAALHTWSQTLAAHVHLHVLVTAGGLDSSNHWKPAIKNCLLPRKVVMIVFRGKFREFTMRAIQQGKLEIPPTTTASYWIGQLNRLGRVPWNVKVFDRYKHGQGVARYLARYLRGGPIGSHRLISCTEGKVRFRYRVSAKANADRTRQGVMPLDTTEFLHRFLEHMPPRRMQTVRGYGLYAGNQHSHLAEAFTALGSTPPDLSSGPVGMTELLEQLGLDPSLNCCPICGKQLIIERESRPYWRSARSPPPLLQPSSTLVGTPA; this is translated from the coding sequence ATGGGCATCACAATTCAAGGCCTTTTTCAAGAGCACTTCGCCGCACTTAAAGCGACGCGACCTCTCTCTAGAGACATGTGGAGGGCGGGCGTTCGCTTGCGTGATTGCCGCACCTCGAAACTGGGTATTCACGTCACACGTTGCCCAGATGGTCACGTCTCCTCTATCGCTTACAACTCGTGTAGACACAGGTGCTGCAAAGTCTGCAGCGGACTGGAACGCGAGCGTTGGATGCTGCGATGGGACACCCGCTTGCTCCCTTGCCCGCATCATCACGTCGTATTCACGATACCACATGAACTGCTAGACCTGTGGCGATACAACAAAAAGACCTTGGCAAGTATCTTGTTTGCTGCCGCATCCCAAACGTTGAGAGAACTCCTAGCCGATCCCAAGTACTGTGGGGCCCGAGTCGGATTGCTCGCCGCACTGCACACTTGGAGTCAAACACTGGCCGCGCACGTGCATCTACATGTACTGGTTACCGCCGGGGGGCTCGATTCCAGCAATCATTGGAAGCCTGCTATTAAGAACTGCTTGCTGCCACGGAAGGTCGTGATGATCGTCTTCCGCGGCAAGTTCCGAGAGTTTACGATGCGGGCGATCCAGCAAGGCAAGCTGGAGATCCCACCCACGACAACGGCCAGTTACTGGATTGGTCAACTCAATCGTTTGGGACGGGTCCCCTGGAACGTCAAAGTATTTGATCGCTACAAGCATGGACAGGGCGTAGCACGCTACCTGGCTCGGTACTTGCGGGGCGGGCCGATTGGGAGCCATCGGCTCATCTCGTGCACTGAGGGAAAAGTGCGGTTTCGCTACCGCGTATCAGCTAAGGCCAACGCTGATCGCACGCGGCAAGGAGTGATGCCTCTGGACACCACCGAATTCCTGCACCGCTTCCTGGAGCATATGCCACCGCGTAGGATGCAGACGGTCCGCGGCTATGGATTGTATGCCGGCAACCAGCATAGCCATCTGGCTGAAGCCTTCACTGCGTTAGGCTCAACTCCTCCGGACCTGTCCAGTGGTCCTGTAGGCATGACTGAATTGCTGGAACAACTGGGGCTCGACCCGAGCCTCAACTGTTGCCCGA